One stretch of Macaca nemestrina isolate mMacNem1 chromosome 17, mMacNem.hap1, whole genome shotgun sequence DNA includes these proteins:
- the LOC105474329 gene encoding olfactory receptor 1A1 encodes MRENNQSSTLEFILLGVTGQQEQEDFFYILFLFIYPITLIGNLLIILAICSDVCLHNPMYFFLSNLSLVDIFFSSVTIPKMLANHLLGSKSISFEGCLTQMYFMIALGNTDSYILAAMAYDRAVAISRPLHYTAIMSPRSCVLLVVGSWVIGNANGLPHTLLTASLSFCGNQEVANFYCDITPLLKLSCSDIGFNVKMMYVGVGVFSVPLLCIIVSYVRVFSTVFQVPSTKGVLKAFSTCGSHLTVVSLYYGTVMGMYFRPLTNYSLKDAVITVMYMAVTPMLNPFIYSLRNRDMKAALRKLFNKRISS; translated from the coding sequence ATGAGGGAAAATAACCAGTCCTCTACACTTGAATTCATCCTCCTGGGAGTTACTGGTCAGCAGGAACAGGAAGATTTCTTCTATATCCTCTTCCTGTTCATTTACCCCATCACATTGATTGGAAACCTGCTCATCATCCTAGCCATTTGCTCCGATGTTTGCCTTCACAACCccatgtattttttcctttccaacctCTCCTTGGTTGACATCTTCTTCTCATCTGTAACCATCCCTAAGATGCTGGCCAACCACCTCTTGGGCAGCAAATCCATCTCTTTTGAGGGATGCCTAACGCAGATGTATTTCATGATAGCCTTGGGTAACACAGACAGCTATATTTTGGCTGCAATGGCATATGATCGAGCTGTGGCCATCAGCCGCCCACTTCACTACACAGCGATTATGAGTCCACGGTCTTGTGTCCTGCTAGTTGTTGGGTCTTGGGTGATTGGGAATGCCAATGGCCTCCCCCACACTCTGCTCACAGCTAGTCTGTCCTTCTGTGGCAACCAGGAAGTGGCCAACTTCTACTGTGACATTACCCCCTTGCTGAAGTTGTCCTGTTCTGACATTGGCTTTAATGTGAAGATGATGTACGTAGGGGTCGGCGTTTTCTCTGTGCCATTGCTATGCATCATTGTCTCCTATGTTCGAGTCTTCTCCACAGTCTTCCAGGTTCCTTCCACCAAGGGCGTGCTCAAGGCCTTTTCCACCTGTGGTTCTCACCTCACAGTTGTCTCTTTGTATTATGGTACAGTCATGGGCATGTACTTCCGCCCTTTGACCAATTATAGCCTAAAAGATGCAGTGATCACTGTAATGTACATGGCAGTGACCCCAATGTTAAATCCTTTCATCTACAGTCTGAGAAATCGGGACATGAAGGCGGCCCTGCGGAAACTCTTCAACAAGAGAATCTCCTCGTAA
- the LOC105474321 gene encoding LOW QUALITY PROTEIN: olfactory receptor 1D5 (The sequence of the model RefSeq protein was modified relative to this genomic sequence to represent the inferred CDS: inserted 2 bases in 1 codon; deleted 1 base in 1 codon) has protein sequence MRAINKHLLVLMLQKVGGVDGDNQSENSQFLLLGMSESPEQQQILFWMFLSMYLVTVVGNVLIILAISSDSRLHTPMYFFLAKFSFTDLFFVTNXVPKMLVNLQSQNKAISYAGCLTQLYFLVSLVTLDNLILAMAYDRYVAICHPLHYVTAMSPGLCVLLLCLCWGLSVLYGLLLTLLMTTVTFCGSRKIHYLFCEMYVLLRLACSNTHIIHTVLVATGCFIFITPLGFMTTSYVHIVRTILQIPSVSKKYKTFSTCASHLGVVSLFYGTLVMVYLQPLHTYSMKDSVATVMYAVVTPMMNPFIYSLRNKDMHGALGRLLGRPFQRLK, from the exons ATGAGGgcaattaataaacatttgttggtGTTAATGTTGCAGAAGGTTGGGGGA GTGGATGGAGATaaccagagtgagaactcacaGTTCCTTCTCCTGGGGATGTCAGAGAGTCCTGAGCAGCAGCAGATCCTGTTTTGGATGTTCCTGTCCATGTACCTGGTCACGGTGGTGGGAAATGTGCTCATCATCCTGGCCATCAGCTCTGATTCCCGCctgcacacccccatgtactTCTTCCTGGCCAAATTCTCCTTCACTGACCTCTTCTTTGTCACCAA AGTCCCCAAGATGCTGGTGAACCTCCAGTCCCAGAACAAAGCCATCTCCTATGCAGGGTGTCTGACACAGCTCTACTTCCTGGTCTCCTTGGTGACCCTGGACAACCTCATCCTGGCCATGGCATATGACCGCTATGTGGCCATCTGCCACCCCCTCCACTATGTCACAGCCATGAGTCCTGGACTCTGTGTCTTGCTCCTCTGCTTGTGTTGGGGGCTGTCTGTTCTCTATggcctcctcctcaccctcctcatGACCACGGTGACCTTCTGTGGGTCCCGAAAGATCCACTACCTCTTCTGTGAGATGTACGTCCTGCTGCGGCTGGCATGTTCCAACACCCACATCATTCACACAGTGCTGGTTGCTACTGGCTGCTTCATCTTCATCACCCCCTTAGGGTTCATGACCACATCCTATGTACATATTGTCAGAACCATCCTTCAGATACCCTCAGTCTCTAAGAAATACAAAACCTTCTCTACCTGTGCCTCACATTTGGGTGTGGTCTCCCTCTTTTATGGAACACTTGTTATGGTATATCTGCAGCCCCTCCACACCTACTCCATGAAGGACTCAGTAGCCACAGTGATGTATGCTGTGGTGACACCTATGATGAACCCTTTCATCTACAGCCTGAGGAACAAAGACATGCATGGGGCTCTGGGAAGACTCCTAGGGAGACCCTTTCAGAGGCTTAAATGA